From one Pseudomonadota bacterium genomic stretch:
- a CDS encoding DUF2905 domain-containing protein: MARTLIILGAILLLCGLLWPWILKLGLGRLPGDIVIERGGFRFYFPIVTGLLVSLVVSAVLWLFRR, translated from the coding sequence ATGGCGCGGACCCTGATCATCCTCGGCGCCATCCTGCTCCTCTGCGGACTCCTGTGGCCGTGGATCCTGAAGCTCGGCCTCGGCCGCCTGCCGGGCGACATCGTCATCGAGCGCGGCGGCTTTCGATTCTATTTCCCGATCGTGACGGGCCTCCTCGTGAGTCTCGTCGTATCCGCAGTGCTGTGGCTGTTCCGGCGCTGA
- the rpiA gene encoding ribose-5-phosphate isomerase RpiA: protein MNQNANKRRAAEAALDHIEDGSVIGVGTGSTVALFVEALARVRQRIEGAVASSEATEALLREHRIPVVDLNSAGDLSLYIDGADEATRFLHLIKGGGGALTREKVIAAASRLFVCIIDHSKLVDVLGRFPLPVEVIPMARSFVARQLVKLGGQPEWRQGFVTDNGNVILDVHHMKIPDPARLEAEIDQIPGVVCNGVFARRPADLLLVGSERGVETMR from the coding sequence ATGAACCAGAACGCAAACAAGCGGCGCGCCGCTGAGGCCGCGCTCGATCACATCGAAGACGGCAGCGTAATCGGGGTCGGTACGGGCAGCACCGTCGCGCTGTTCGTCGAGGCCCTGGCGCGTGTGAGGCAGCGCATCGAGGGTGCGGTTGCGAGCTCAGAGGCCACAGAAGCACTGCTCAGAGAGCACCGGATCCCCGTGGTCGATCTGAATAGCGCCGGCGATCTGTCCCTGTATATCGACGGTGCCGACGAGGCCACGCGTTTCCTGCACCTCATCAAGGGCGGCGGCGGGGCCTTGACCCGCGAGAAGGTCATCGCTGCCGCGAGCCGCCTGTTCGTCTGCATCATCGACCATTCCAAGCTCGTCGATGTCCTGGGACGCTTCCCCCTGCCGGTCGAGGTGATCCCCATGGCACGGAGCTTCGTGGCCCGACAGCTCGTCAAGCTGGGTGGACAGCCCGAGTGGCGTCAGGGCTTCGTCACCGACAACGGCAACGTGATCCTCGATGTCCATCATATGAAGATCCCGGACCCCGCGCGCCTGGAGGCCGAGATCGACCAGATCCCCGGGGTGGTGTGTAACGGGGTGTTCGCGCGCCGCCCGGCCGATCTCTTGCTCGTCGGCTCGGAACGCGGTGTCGAGACGATGCGTTGA
- a CDS encoding copper resistance protein B → MRAFWTALLWLEVTHLAAAEPSAPPHADRVLAYVQAEQSELRVAHEGSETYSWDVRGWIGGDYDRLWFKTQGDDLLDGPVENAELQLRYSRLFTAFWELAVGVRYDLEPEPARGFAVFAAHGLAPFLYEVDADAFISEDGYVSARIEVEYQILITQRLILQPALELDFALQEVEEVGIGPGLSEVELGLRLRYEIVRELAPYVGFVWERKVGRTADLARRRGEDFDVPAFVAGVRFWF, encoded by the coding sequence ATGCGAGCATTCTGGACGGCACTGCTGTGGCTCGAAGTCACCCACCTCGCGGCGGCCGAACCGTCCGCGCCGCCGCACGCCGATCGGGTCTTGGCCTACGTCCAGGCCGAACAATCGGAGCTCCGCGTCGCGCACGAGGGTTCGGAAACATATAGCTGGGACGTCCGAGGCTGGATCGGCGGAGACTACGACCGCTTGTGGTTCAAGACTCAAGGAGATGATCTCCTCGACGGTCCCGTGGAAAACGCGGAGTTGCAGCTCCGCTACAGCCGCCTCTTCACGGCCTTCTGGGAGCTGGCCGTGGGCGTGCGCTATGACCTCGAGCCCGAGCCGGCGCGAGGCTTTGCCGTGTTTGCGGCCCATGGGCTCGCGCCGTTCCTCTACGAGGTGGACGCCGATGCCTTCATCAGCGAGGATGGCTACGTATCGGCGCGCATCGAAGTCGAATACCAGATCCTCATCACGCAGCGCTTGATCCTGCAACCGGCGTTGGAGCTCGATTTCGCCCTTCAGGAGGTCGAGGAGGTCGGCATCGGACCCGGACTTAGCGAAGTCGAGCTGGGGTTAAGGCTCCGCTATGAGATCGTGCGTGAGCTTGCACCCTACGTGGGCTTCGTGTGGGAAAGGAAGGTCGGCCGGACCGCCGATCTGGCGCGCCGGCGCGGCGAGGACTTCGACGTTCCGGCCTTCGTGGCCGGGGTTCGATTCTGGTTTTAG
- a CDS encoding methyltransferase domain-containing protein translates to MGRPLRLPYLDQILGALAHSPDPSASLLLRALGTRHVHWGYYRDPETADGSLEGLAAAQEALSERLLCLAGVGNGQHILEVGCGLGGTLALLDERHTDLTLHGLNIDPRQLREARRVLTPRQGNRVCLMVADACELPYRDGIFHVVLAVECIFHFASRLEFFREARRVLAPGGRLCLSDFVPLVFAAPWLGPWLLWYARDISCFYGWINYFSPSTVSGYRMLARLTGFRLTVNDDITRNTLPTYPALLRVFREIDHPIAVRATEFVARVSQAGLIRYRDLVFEAV, encoded by the coding sequence ATGGGCCGCCCGCTTCGGCTGCCGTACCTTGATCAAATCCTGGGCGCTCTGGCCCATTCGCCCGATCCGTCGGCTTCCCTGCTGCTGCGGGCGCTCGGCACCCGCCACGTGCACTGGGGCTATTATCGAGACCCGGAAACGGCGGACGGTTCCCTGGAAGGGCTGGCGGCGGCCCAGGAGGCGCTGTCCGAGCGGCTCCTCTGCCTTGCGGGTGTCGGGAACGGTCAGCACATCCTGGAGGTCGGTTGCGGGCTGGGCGGCACCCTGGCGCTGCTCGATGAACGCCACACGGACCTCACCCTGCATGGCCTCAACATCGACCCGCGCCAGCTCAGAGAGGCGCGGCGCGTGCTCACCCCGCGGCAAGGCAATCGCGTCTGCCTCATGGTCGCCGATGCCTGCGAGCTGCCCTATCGCGACGGCATTTTCCACGTGGTGCTGGCCGTCGAGTGCATCTTTCACTTCGCGAGTCGCCTGGAGTTTTTCCGTGAGGCGCGACGGGTGTTGGCCCCGGGCGGGAGGCTCTGCCTTTCGGATTTCGTCCCGCTTGTGTTCGCGGCCCCCTGGCTAGGCCCCTGGCTCCTGTGGTATGCGCGGGACATCTCTTGCTTCTACGGGTGGATAAACTATTTCTCGCCCTCCACGGTGTCCGGTTACCGGATGCTGGCCCGCCTGACCGGGTTTCGTCTCACCGTGAACGACGACATCACTCGGAACACCCTGCCCACCTATCCGGCCCTCTTGCGCGTGTTCCGCGAGATCGACCACCCGATCGCGGTGCGCGCCACCGAGTTCGTGGCCAGGGTCAGCCAAGCCGGGCTGATCCGCTATCGGGACCTCGTCTTCGAGGCGGTCTAG